A single region of the Musa acuminata AAA Group cultivar baxijiao chromosome BXJ1-11, Cavendish_Baxijiao_AAA, whole genome shotgun sequence genome encodes:
- the LOC103970485 gene encoding heavy metal-associated isoprenylated plant protein 35 has translation MASGEEPSESLKYKTWVLKVSIHCEGCKKKVKRILRSIPGVYDSEIDARQNKVTVKAIVDAETLIKKLSKSGKQAKLWPEKKPSNQDPNTGDNSSKKESKASSKPKEPSENPEKKTIPSETSAAVTAAAAAPAKASDANKTEAGAKPQTEPAKADSKPEESNTEEPQISDAKKADTATQQPEKPAAAVDSTEKSSAVSEASSDNGGGKKKGNKSQKRSSEDVGTNSNRGSINPPPPQHTYSHPTYPPPPAYVMSYNMAQPTVSQAYYASPMPPSSQGYVYMPYPPPPEFYYGSMEPSLPAPMQPPHDNVFSDENPNACNLM, from the exons ATGGCATCAGGAGAAGAGCCTTCAGAATCTCTCAAATACAAG ACTTGGGTGTTAAAGGTCTCCATCCACTGTGAAGGATGCAAGAAGAAGGTGAAGAGAATCCTCAGAAGCATTCCAG GCGTTTATGATTCGGAGATCGACGCAAGGCAGAACAAAGTCACAGTCAAGGCCATTGTCGATGCTGAAACTCTCATCAAGAAGCTATCCAAGTCGGGCAAGCAGGCTAAGCTGTGGCCGGAGAAGAAACCCAGCAACCAAGATCCCAACACTGGCGACAACAGCAGTAAGAAGGAGAGCAAAGCCTCCTCTAAACCCAAAGAGCCATCAGAGAACCCTGAGAAGAAGACAATCCCTTCTGAGACTAGCGCTGCTgtcactgctgccgccgccgcccctGCCAAGGCTTCGGATGCTAACAAAACCGAAGCTGGAGCCAAACCTCAAACAGAGCCTGCAAAAGCCGATAGCAAACCCGAGGAGAGCAACACAGAAGAGCCCCAGATTTCTGATGCAAAGAAGGCTGACACTGCTACTCAGCAGCCTGAGAAGCCGGCCGCTGCGGTTGACAGCACTGAGAAGAGTTCCGCCGTCAGTGAAGCGAGCAGCGATAACGGTGGCGGTAAGAAGAAAGGCAACAAGTCACAGAAACGGAGCTCCGAGGACGTCGGAACGAATTCAAATCGCGGCAGCATCAACCCACCACCACCGCAGCACACGTACTCCCACCCGACGTACCCCCCGCCTCCGGCGTACGTCATGAGCTACAACATGGCGCAACCCACCGTCAGCCAAGCCTACTACGCTTCGCCGATGCCGCCGTCCTCGCAGGGGTACGTGTACATGCCATATCCTCCGCCTCCGGAGTTCTACTACGGCTCCATGGAACCTAGCTTGCCGGCACCGATGCAGCCGCCGCATGACAACGTGTTCAGCGACGAGAACCCGAATGCATGCAATCTTATGTGA
- the LOC103970484 gene encoding uncharacterized protein LOC103970484, with the protein MAIDLFDGSDSSTDEAELTTIKVDENYARRLEHNKRREALQRLQELKKRGLAGGSDDSEESSGDDDDEDEEPDKSGENDLKFFETLVRVKKKDPAILSDNVKVYSSDEEEDEKPRAAKKERPLYLKDVNARHLIEEGPDFEEKPFKYDSKVYNKEQAEGIKAFLEAEKAAFAFVDDEDDILKMKEKAGEAEKDENTQKMDQNLDEYFGKDDDLSDNEKFLKEYLRNRMWIGEEKDKKPSFDDLFGVSEDEDELDKQDKFEADYNFRFEEGGADRVLGHSRVIEGSVRKKTSSRKLQRKSKEERMSQAEFERKEELKHLKNLKKKEIQEKLQKIRAIAGIGDDGTVKLDEDDLEEDFDPEEYDKKMKEMFGDVYYDAEDVDPGFGSQEDEDLEKPDFDMEDELLGLPKGWDTSGTEGFEATRKRILKQREEEEPEKEDGKRKRKRKIYLKEKVELDKELEEYYKLDYEDTIGDLKTRFKYKSVPANRFGMRPEEILMANDKDLNQYVSLKKLAPYREKEWKVTYHQKLKKDLILHGEKSDQKSSKKSKPNGISVSTEPDKEKQVPEMEEPNDEEVNNSSRRSRRRRRQAELKLSRSRLMAYGKIPSKSRKKH; encoded by the coding sequence ATGGCGATCGATCTGTTCGATGGATCGGATTCGAGCACTGACGAAGCCGAGCTTACCACTATCAAGGTCGACGAGAACTACGCGCGGCGGTTGGAGCACAACAAGCGCCGCGAGGCCCTTCAGCGGCTGCAGGAACTCAAGAAGCGCGGCCTCGCCGGTGGCTCTGACGACTCCGAGGAGTCCTCCGGTGATGATGACGATGAAGACGAGGAACCAGATAAGTCCGGCGAGAACGACCTCAAGTTCTTCGAGACCCTCGTCAGGGTCAAGAAAAAGGACCCCGCCATCCTATCCGACAACGTGAAGGTCTATTCCTCcgatgaggaggaggatgagaagcCAAGAGCTGCCAAAAAGGAGCGACCTTTGTACCTGAAGGACGTCAACGCTCGACATTTGATTGAAGAGGGGCCAGACTTTGAGGAGAAGCCATTCAAATATGACTCGAAGGTCTACAACAAGGAACAGGCTGAGGGGATAAAGGCATTCTTGGAAGCGGAGAAGGCAGCTTTCGCATTCGTCGACGATGAGGACGATATCCTGAAGATGAAGGAGAAGGCTGGAGAAGCAGAGAAGGACGAGAACACCCAAAAGATGGATCAGAACTTGGATGAGTATTTCGGGAAGGACGATGATCTGAGCGATAATGAGAAGTTCTTAAAGGAATACCTGCGGAACAGAATGTGGATTGGCGAGGAAAAGGATAAGAAGCCTTCTTTTGATGATCTCTTTGGTGTTTCAGAGGATGAGGATGAGCTGGACAAGCAGGATAAGTTCGAGGCTGATTACAACTTCAGGTTTGAGGAAGGGGGTGCAGACCGAGTGTTGGGTCACTCGAGGGTCATCGAGGGATCAGTGAGGAAGAAGACGAGCAGTAGGAAATTGCAAAGGAAGAGCAAGGAGGAGAGAATGTCACAGGCAGAGTTCGAGAGGAAGGAGGAGCTGAAGCACCTGAAGAACCTGAAGAAGAAGGAGATCCAGGAGAAGCTCCAGAAGATCAGAGCAATTGCTGGGATCGGAGATGATGGGACTGTCAAGCTAGATGAAGATGATCTGGAGGAGGACTTTGATCCTGAGGAATATGATAAGAAGATGAAAGAGATGTTTGGGGATGTTTATTATGATGCTGAGGATGTCGATCCTGGATTTGGGAGTCAGGAAGATGAGGATTTGGAGAAACCAGACTTCGACATGGAGGATGAGTTGCTTGGGCTTCCCAAGGGTTGGGATACCAGTGGAACTGAGGGGTTTGAAGCAACTAGGAAAAGGATATTGAAACAGAGGGAGGAAGAGGAACCAGAGAAAGAGGATGGTAAGAGGAAGAGGAAACGTAAAATCTATCTCAAGGAGAAGGTGGAGCTTGATAAGGAATTGGAGGAGTACTATAAATTGGATTATGAAGATACAATCGGGGACCTCAAAACTCGATTCAAATATAAGTCTGTTCCAGCTAATAGATTTGGGATGCGGCCTGAGGAGATTTTAATGGCAAATGACAAGGACTTGAACCAATATGTTTCTCTGAAGAAGTTAGCACCATATAGGGAGAAAGAGTGGAAGGTCACATATCATCAGAAGTTGAAGAAGGATTTGATTCTTCATGGAGAAAAATCCGACCAGAAGAGCAGCAAGAAGAGCAAACCAAACGGAATTTCTGTTTCTACAGAGCCAGACAAGGAAAAACAGGTACCTGAGATGGAGGAACCAAATGATGAGGAAGTAAATAACTCATCTAGGCGTAGTAGAAGAAGACGCCGCCAAGCAGAATTGAAACTGTCGAGGTCCAGGCTTATGGCATATGGAAAAATACCTTCAAAATCACGGAAAAAACACTAA